From one Erinaceus europaeus chromosome 4, mEriEur2.1, whole genome shotgun sequence genomic stretch:
- the LOC103127476 gene encoding putative olfactory receptor 1F12P translates to MEKENQTNVSEFLLLGLSIWPGQEGLLFALFLCIYLVGLLGNMLILLTIGSNHHLHIPMYFLLANLSLVDICLPSATVPKMLLNIQTQTQSISYSSCLTQMYFCMMFANMDNFLLTVMAYDRYVAICHPLHYSTIMSQHLCASLVAVPWTVATLNPLLHTLMMARLHFCSDNVIHHFFCDINSLLPLSCSDTSLNQLMVLAVIGLIFVIPSGCILASYCLIVTAVMKIPSTQGKFKAFSTCGSHLALVILFYGAITGVYMSPSSNHPTKKDSAASVIFMVIAPALNPFIYSLRNNELKTALRKVLGQRKISQ, encoded by the coding sequence atggaaaaggaaaaccAAACCAATGTGTCTGAATTTCTCCTCCTGGGCCTCTCAATTTGGCCAGGACAGGAGGGACTTCTTTTTGCACTTTTTTTGTGTATCTACTTAGTAGGGCTACTTGGAAACATGCTAATCTTGCTCACCATTGGCTCAAACCATCACCTTCATATACCCATGTATTTCCTCCTTGCCAATCTGTCCTTAGTAGACATCTGCCTTCCTTCAGCTACCGTTCCCAAGATGCTACTAAACATCCAAACACAGACTCAGTCTATCTCATATTCCAGTTGTTTAACTCAGATGTATTTCTGTATGATGTTTGCCAACATGGACAATTTCCTTCTCACAGTGATGGCATATGACAGATATGTGGCTATCTGTCACCCCCTGCACTACTCCACAATTATGAGCCAgcatctctgtgcctctctaGTGGCTGTACCTTGGACTGTTGCCACTTTAAACCCTCTCCTGCACACCCTTATGATGGCCCGTCTGCACTTCTGCTCTGACAATGTCATCCACCATTTCTTCTGTGATATCaactctctcctccctctatccTGCTCTGATACCAGTCTTAATCAGCTCATGGTTCTGGCTGTCATAGGGTTGATCTTTGTGATACCTTCAGGTTGTATCCTGGCATCCTACTGccttattgttactgctgtgaTGAAAATCCCTTCTACCCAAGGAAAATTCAAGGCTTTCTCCACCTGTGGATCTCACCTTGCTTTGGTCATTCTTTTCTATGGAGCAATTACGGGTGTCTATATGAGCCCCTCATCCAATCATCCAACCAAGAAAGATTCAGCTGCATCAGTGATTTTCATGGTCATAGCCCCAGCGTTGAATCCTTTTATTTATAGTCTAAGGAACAATGAGCTGAAGACAGCTTTAAGGAAGGTTCTAGGCCAGAGAAAAATCTCTCAGTGA